GAGGTTCTACGTCAAAGGCGAAGGGGTGAGGCGCTCTATCGAGTGGCTGATCAAACGGCTTATCAAGATAAAAATATTTATTCTTTGGAAAAATTGAAAGTCATAAAGGACTTCATCGACAAGAAAAAGAGCAAAGAGCGATTTGCACTATTTTTTGAACGTACCATTCCTCAAAAAAACTGTGTTTTTTTTACCTTTGAGAATAATTTGAAAATCCCTATGGACGAGCTACCCGCTAGTTCTTGTGAGATATATATAAGCGAATGGTCACGCTTGGCATCGATTGTGGTGCGCAAAAAGACAATGAAATCTGTGTCTGAGGCAATTTGGGGATGGCCGAAATACGGGACATCAAGTTTAATAGATCCGGTTGATTTTTTAATAAGTCTTGACGATTCCGAAGTAAAAGGTTTCGAGAACTTGGGGTTGAAGTTTACTTCTTCGTTTGTTCCGGTAAATGTTGTAGCAATTCCCGGATTCGTTGATGTATGGAATTATGCTTCTAAAGAATTCGGAAGTTCTGTTTGGGGTCTGAAAATTATTCCTGCAAACTCTATGTTAATGCAGGCGAAAAAACCTGAAGAAAGAGATAAAATAAATATCCCAATTGACATACGTTTATTGCAGTTCAGGAAATTTAACAAATTTGTTGTATCTGACGAAATAGCATTAGAAAAAGTTGCTGCTAAGATTTATGGAGACAGTAAATTTTGGGGGATGCTTCATCAAATGAATTGGGGATCGTACGAAGATCCTTTTTCCTTGGAGGCGAAACAAGTAATATTTTTTCCGTCTGTTGGGTTCATTAAAGAATTTGAAAGAAAGAAGAACTTTCGGTTTATTCCCAAAATGATCCCGTATATCGACAAGGAGTCAAATTTACATAAAATTATTTCTCTTATTGAGTGAATTCCCCCCCTGATTAATCCTATCCACCAACCCCAACACCCCCGTCAACCCCTCCTTCACTCCACATCCAGCTCCACCCACAGCGGCCGGTGGTCGGAGATGTGGTGCTTGACGTGGCGGTTGAAGAGGCCGATGGCGCGGCTCTTGGGCAGGGTCTCCTCGAGGCGCTCCCAGAGCGGGCGGAAGAGGGCGTTGTCGAAGTCGAACACCCCCTGGGCCGTGATGCGGCGGCCGATGCTGCCCGGGGCGAAGGCCATCTGATCATAAGTCTTGTCGTTCCCGAGGTTCGAGCCCGCGGTGCGCGAGACGTACTCGACGGGCTTCCAGCCGAATTTGATCAGTGCCTTGTAGGTGCTCTCCTCCGGGTCCATGGCGGGGACGTTCATGTCGCCGAGCAGGACGATGTCCTTGTCGTAGGTGGTTTTCTTCTCGCCGAGGCGCGAGCCGGCCCACTTGCTGAGGGCGAAGATCTCAAGAACGCGGCGGGCGTACTTTTTACGGAGCTCGCGCGTTTTGGAGTCCTGAAATTCCCCGAAGTAAAGATGGACGTTCGCGAGGGTGAAGTCGATCGCTCCGCACGCGAAGGAGCCGATGTAGGGGTTCCGGTCGAAGGGGACGAAGCGGTGGCTGGGGAAAACGTCCACGTGCTCTTTTTTGTCCTTGCCGCGCCACCTGACCCGGACGGTGTGCTTGGGATACGAGGAGGGGCGCAGCGCGAGCTCCCCGAAAAGGCTCCGCGGCCGGACCTTGTCCTTGCGGTAGACGTAGGCGAGCCGCTCCTCGTTGCCCGCCGTGTCGGTCATGATGTAGCCGAACGAACTTCCCGCCTCCTGAATCACGGACTCGAAGGTTTTGTAGTTGTCGTTCACCTCCTGCACCGCGATCAGATCGAAGCGCCGGAGGATGTGGGCGATGACCTCGAGGGCGTCCGCCGTCCGCTTCTGCGCCCCCAGGTTGGCGATGTTCCACGTGGCGAGGAGCAGGCGGCCCGGCCGGGATTCCGGGACCTCGCGTTCGCCGAAGAGTCTCGTGATCGCGGCCTTCTCCTTCGCGGCCTCGAAGCGGTGCTTGGGGGTTGGTCTTTTAAACGGGATGGCCATGGGCGTTTCTCCTCAGGATAGAGGGGATGGTCGTGAAGGAGTCCTCCCGCCGGCAGGAGCGCCGCCCGATGGAAGCCTTCAAGTCCGCGCCCTCAATCGTAGGCGGGGGGCGCCTCGCCCGCCCCCAGGACGTGGATGCGCTCTTCCATCTTCGGCGGCTGGGCCAGGGTGTTGTGGAGGGGACAGTTGGCCAGCTCATCGAGGAGCATGGCTTTTTCCGCCTCGGTGATCTCCCCCCGGAAGTAGTAGTCGGTGGTGATCTTCGCCAGGGCGAGCTTCCGCCGCTCGGGGTCGGCGTGGTAGCCCGCGTGGAATTTCGGGGTGATGTTGCGCTTGAAGTTGACGTGGACCTCGGCGCCGTCCACCCGGATGCCTTTCTCTTTCGCCACTCCCAGCAGCGTGAGGAGGCCTCAGCCGGCGTAGCCCGCCGCGAAGAACTCAAAGGGCGTCGGGGCGAGGTCCGCCCCGCCGCGGCTCTCGGGCTCATCGAGAATGACCGAGTGCCTGCCGGTGGTGGTGATCATCTGCATCTGGGTTCCCTGCACGGAGCGCAGGATGACCTGGGGGGTGTGGGGCCGCTCGGGCATGAAAGCTCCTCCTCGAAGATAAACCGCAAGCGAAAAGAGAAAGCCAATCTCGCACTTCGGCGGCGGGCTGGCAACAGGGAGGCCGCGCCGCCTAGACGGGCGGGCCGCTGCCGATCTCCTCAGCTTCCTCGTGCTGGAGGATGCTCACGCGCGCGCCGGCCGCGACGACATCCCTCGCCCGGGCGATGTGGACGAGGGCGTCTCCCTGGTTCACGACGGGAAGGTTCGTCGCGCCGATGATGACGCCGCTCTCGCGGGCGTTGACCTCGACCTGGGACTCGCCGAAGGGATCGACGATCATGCCGACCTGCTGATTTTCCCGCACGGTGGACCCCCCCCGCAGCACGGTGTGGAAGATGCCCCCCGCCGGGGCGCGCACCCAGTAGCTCGAGTGGACTTCGAGCGGCTGGACTTTCCGGAGCGAGCGCCTTTTGCGGGTCATCCCGATTTCCGACATGACGCCGAGGATGCCGTTGAGCCCGACGCGGATGGCGAGCTCGTCGAGCCGGAGGGCTTCTCCCCCCTCGTAGAGCACGATGGGGATGTTCATGTCGCGGACCACATCGCGCAGGGAGCCCTCCAGGGGGTCGGCGTGCAGGGTGACGGGGGCGCCGAAGGCGCGCGACATCTCGCGGATCTCGGGCTTGGTGAGGTCGCAGCGGATCTGCGGGAAGTTCGGCCGGTGGATGGCACCGGTGTGCAGATCGATCCCGTGGGTGCAGCGTCGGACGATCTGTTCGGTGAACAGGGAGGCGAGCTGGGCCGCGAGCGATCCGTTGGTCGAGCCGGGAAAGGAGCGGTTCAGATCGCGCCGGTCGGGCAGATAGCGCGTGCGCGAGATGAAGCCGTAGACGTTGACGACGGGCACGGCGATCAGGGTGCCGCGCATCCGGAAGAGGGTGGGGGAGAGCAGAAGCCGCCGGATGATCTCCACCCCGTTGATCTCGTCCCCGTGAATGGCGGCGGAGACGAAAAGGCGCGGCCCCGGCCTTCTGCCGTGGACCACCTTCACCGTCATGGTGACGGGCGTGTGATCGAACAGCAGGGAAAGCGGCAGATCGATCGTGCGCTGCTCGCCCGGGGGAACGCCCTGCCCTCCGATCTCGAAGGGGGCCTGAATGGACCTATCCTTTGCCACGGGTCTTCGTCTTGTTGGGCTGGGCGTTTTTTTCGATGAACTGGATGATCTGCCCCGCCACGTCAACGCCCGAGGCCGTTTCAATGCCCTCGAGGCCGGGGGAGGAGTTCACCTCCATGACGACCGGTCCGTGATGGGAGCGGAGCATGTCCACCCCGGCGACGTTGAGCCCCATGATCCGCGCCGAGCGGACGGCGGTCGAGCGCTCCTCGGGGGTGATCTTGGTCCGATCGGCGTGGCCGCCGCGGTGGAGGTTCGAGCGGAACTCGCCCTCGGCCCCCTTGCGGGTCATCGAAGCCACCACCCGGTCGCCGATGACGAGGCAGCGGATGTCGGTGGCCTCGGCTTCCTTGATGAACTCCTGGACGAGGATGTTGGTCTTGAGCCCGCGGAAGGCCTCGATCATGCTCTGGGCCGATCGGGGCGTCTCGCCGAGGACCACGCCGATCCCCTGGGTGCCCTCCAGCAGCTTGATCACCACCGGGGTGCCGCCCACCATCTCGACCAGATCCTCGCTGTACTTGGTGGAGTGGGCGAAGCCGGTCACCGGCAGGCCGATCCCCCGGCGGGAGAGCAGCTGCATCGAGCGCAGCTTGTCGCGTGAGCGGCCGATGGCCACCGATTCGTTGAGGGGATAGACCCCCTGCATCTCGAACTGGCGCAGGACGGCGAGGCCGTAGAAGGTGACCGATGCGCCGATGCGCGGGATGACGGCGTCGAAGCCCTCGACGCGCTCCCCCTTGTAGCGGATCTCGGGCCGGTGGGTGGAGATGTTCATGTAGACGCGCAGGGTGTCGAACACCTCGATCTCATGGCCGCGCTTCTCCGCCGCCTCGATGAGGCGCCTGTGGGAATAGAGCTTGGGGTGCCGGCAGAGCAGCGCGATCTTCAATGCCGTTTCTCCTTGTGGGTGTGCGAAAGATGGAGGGGGGCTGGACGCCACCCTGTTTTCTCCCTCGGCCGGCCCGCGAGATATGACCGGCCCGGGTCGACGAGAAAGTGGCCGCGCAGCGCGGTACGTCCGATGAGGAGATCGAATTTCATGGTGGCCCGATCGGTGAGGGAGACCTCGGCCTCCCACGTTTCGCCCCCGAGCTCGATCAGGGTGTGGATGAAATAGCGGTGCTCGCGGTGGCCGCCGGAGTTGGTCACCATCCGGCGGTCGGCGATGGGGGCGCTGCAGAGCCGACGGGCATGGGGCCGGGCGGTGTCGGGGATCACCCCGAAGCGGATCCACGTCTCCCCCGCCTTCCGAAAGGGCTCCGGATCGAGGGCGTGCAGGGCGGACGTGCGCGCCCCGGTGTCCACCTTCGCCTTCATGGCGGGAATGTGCAGCATGGGCAGGCGGACCCACTCGCTGCAGCCGATGATCTTTTTCGGCAGCCGGTGTTTCAGCTTTTTTCTCGGAGAATGCGTTTTTTCCATCTTTCTCCATACTCCCGGCGGGCAAACCCCCGCTTCAAGGGCGGAATATGGCAATTTTGGGGGCCGGGGTCAACGGGATAGAGCGGAAGCCCGGAAACGGGCAAAAAGAGAGCGGGGCATTGCACCCCGCTCAATGTGCTCTCTGTCTCTTGCGGCCGGGACGTCTCCCTGTCGCCGCGCCGGGAGAATCGTCTCCCGTGTCAGTTATGCACCGTATACCTGGTGATGGCTTCCTGCGGGGCCGGTGCGCAATTCCCCGGGAAGCTTCGAAAACTTCCCTGCGTGCATGGCTCACCTTTCCGGGCGTTGCTTCCTTTGTTCGCCCTTCGTCGTCAACCGTTGCTTCGCCAGATTTCACTCGGAGCGGGCATTGCTGTCGTTTTCTTTCTCCTTTCCTGTTCTTCTCTCTCCCGCTCCGCCTTTCGGATCCCCGGCCCTTGCCGGGGGAGCGGCCGGTGCTCCGGCCGTTTTACTGATTGGCCCTCCCGGAAAAAATATGGGAAGCGGGCCGCGATCACGCAAGGGGTTTTTGATTTTTTTTTTGGTGTACGCGTTCTTTCGGGAGCGCACAAAAAAAAACGAGCGGGGCATCGCACCCCGCTCAATGTGCTCTTTGTCTCTTCCGGCCGGGAAGAATGTTCCCTTTGGCCGTGCCGGACGGATAGCCGCCCGCATGGGTTGTCAGCTTTTGATATCCCTCCCCGATCGGCTGACGGAACGATCCGGGGAGCGGTGTAGCTGAACTTGCAGCACCTGATTCCTCTGGGGCCGCACTTGTAGTACCTGATGCCTCGGTAGCTTCATCGAGCCCCTCCATCGGGAAAACCGACGCCCTTGGAGCCGCTTCCCCCCGTGGCTCCCCCCGGCTCTTGCCGGGTGCAGGCCGGTGTCGCCGGCCGACGCAAGGACCCTCTCTCGTATTCGAGATTTTAGCGGTCCTTTCACTATGAAATATGAGTTCCCGGGCGCCGGAGCGCAAGGGGAAAAGGGACCGTTTTCACGAGAAGAAATGAGTCATTTCGCCCCGGCTCCCGCCGCTGCGGAACGCCGCTGCGGCCGGGGGGTGGCGGCCTGTTTTTTTTGGGTTCTCAGGAGGATTTTCAGGGTCTGCGGAAGGAACCCCGAGAGGCGGACGCCATCGGGCAGATCGATGTGGCGCGCGCCGAGGGAGAGCTCGTGCCCGCCCTGCTCGAGCCCCTGCAGGTTGACGGCGAGCCGGAGTCTGCCCGGGTCGAGAAACTTGAGCAGATCGTCCCGGCCGCGCAGGCGCACCTGCACGCTGCGGGGCGCGGCGCCATCGAGCACAAGCCCCGGCGGCATGTTGTAGAAAAAAACGCGCACCGTGTACGTCTGCTCCGCCCGCGCGGTGAGCTGGGCGAGAATGTCCTGCGGGTTCTGCCGGTGGTAGGCGCCCACCACCCAGAGCATGATCACGGCGGAGAGCACGGCGAGCTTCGGCCGCCAGTTCCGCGTCAGCGTGGCCCGCGTCAGCGCCCATCTGTTCCGCTGGCCGTCCTCCCGCCGGTGAAGGTGCGACACGATCCAGGAGGCGAGGGCCTCGGGGCTTTTCACGGGTTGGATCTGCCCCCCCTCGACGGTGGACACCTCGCCGCGCTCCTCGGAGACGACGACGGCGAGGCAGTCGGAGTTTTCCGTGATGCCGATCGCGGCGCGGTGGCGCGTGCCGTAGGCGTTCG
The sequence above is drawn from the bacterium genome and encodes:
- a CDS encoding diadenylate cyclase; the encoded protein is MGLEAIVPGRLLGSLPWAYIVDIAIMWFVAYQIYIRFRGTQAMRLLLRVFTVWLSYMVAQAAGLTLTAFLLWALWLAGLIFFLITFQRDILRIFMQMNPMRRLPSILRSARRVKFTDENIAAAAQSLFRLAEKRIGALVVLERTDALESLMRSPGEEINAEIQPALLETIFGIGSSYHDGAIYIQDGRIYRVGCVLPLSESFDLSNAYGTRHRAAIGITENSDCLAVVVSEERGEVSTVEGGQIQPVKSPEALASWIVSHLHRREDGQRNRWALTRATLTRNWRPKLAVLSAVIMLWVVGAYHRQNPQDILAQLTARAEQTYTVRVFFYNMPPGLVLDGAAPRSVQVRLRGRDDLLKFLDPGRLRLAVNLQGLEQGGHELSLGARHIDLPDGVRLSGFLPQTLKILLRTQKKQAATPRPQRRSAAAGAGAK
- a CDS encoding RimK/LysX family protein, which codes for MEKTHSPRKKLKHRLPKKIIGCSEWVRLPMLHIPAMKAKVDTGARTSALHALDPEPFRKAGETWIRFGVIPDTARPHARRLCSAPIADRRMVTNSGGHREHRYFIHTLIELGGETWEAEVSLTDRATMKFDLLIGRTALRGHFLVDPGRSYLAGRPREKTGWRPAPLHLSHTHKEKRH
- a CDS encoding endonuclease/exonuclease/phosphatase family protein; amino-acid sequence: MAIPFKRPTPKHRFEAAKEKAAITRLFGEREVPESRPGRLLLATWNIANLGAQKRTADALEVIAHILRRFDLIAVQEVNDNYKTFESVIQEAGSSFGYIMTDTAGNEERLAYVYRKDKVRPRSLFGELALRPSSYPKHTVRVRWRGKDKKEHVDVFPSHRFVPFDRNPYIGSFACGAIDFTLANVHLYFGEFQDSKTRELRKKYARRVLEIFALSKWAGSRLGEKKTTYDKDIVLLGDMNVPAMDPEESTYKALIKFGWKPVEYVSRTAGSNLGNDKTYDQMAFAPGSIGRRITAQGVFDFDNALFRPLWERLEETLPKSRAIGLFNRHVKHHISDHRPLWVELDVE
- a CDS encoding succinylglutamate desuccinylase/aspartoacylase family protein, which produces MAKDRSIQAPFEIGGQGVPPGEQRTIDLPLSLLFDHTPVTMTVKVVHGRRPGPRLFVSAAIHGDEINGVEIIRRLLLSPTLFRMRGTLIAVPVVNVYGFISRTRYLPDRRDLNRSFPGSTNGSLAAQLASLFTEQIVRRCTHGIDLHTGAIHRPNFPQIRCDLTKPEIREMSRAFGAPVTLHADPLEGSLRDVVRDMNIPIVLYEGGEALRLDELAIRVGLNGILGVMSEIGMTRKRRSLRKVQPLEVHSSYWVRAPAGGIFHTVLRGGSTVRENQQVGMIVDPFGESQVEVNARESGVIIGATNLPVVNQGDALVHIARARDVVAAGARVSILQHEEAEEIGSGPPV
- the rimK gene encoding 30S ribosomal protein S6--L-glutamate ligase, whose product is MKIALLCRHPKLYSHRRLIEAAEKRGHEIEVFDTLRVYMNISTHRPEIRYKGERVEGFDAVIPRIGASVTFYGLAVLRQFEMQGVYPLNESVAIGRSRDKLRSMQLLSRRGIGLPVTGFAHSTKYSEDLVEMVGGTPVVIKLLEGTQGIGVVLGETPRSAQSMIEAFRGLKTNILVQEFIKEAEATDIRCLVIGDRVVASMTRKGAEGEFRSNLHRGGHADRTKITPEERSTAVRSARIMGLNVAGVDMLRSHHGPVVMEVNSSPGLEGIETASGVDVAGQIIQFIEKNAQPNKTKTRGKG